A region of Treponema sp. J25 DNA encodes the following proteins:
- the lipA gene encoding lipoyl synthase has product MAEKLPKPAWIRLKTSEGPHWHRVRDTVERYGLHTVCEAALCPNRGTCWGCGTATFMILGSVCTRACRFCAVPHGKKGEPLRSDEPEALAEAVVQLQLRYVVLTSVDRDDLPDRGASHYASCIRAVKKRNPSVVIEVLIPDYQQEELEDIIAAGPEVVAHNIETVPSLQGVRDKRASYEKSCATLKIAKDMGASCTKTSILLGLGEEREEVLYTMKALRALGVDILVLGQYLQPTGQQIPVIRYVEPGEFEEYRRWALEMGFSAVVASPLARTSYQALEVWRTTKLEKEAGLFSQKISQV; this is encoded by the coding sequence ATGGCAGAAAAACTTCCAAAGCCAGCGTGGATTCGACTTAAAACCAGTGAGGGTCCGCACTGGCACAGGGTAAGAGACACGGTGGAACGCTATGGGCTCCACACGGTGTGTGAAGCGGCCCTTTGTCCAAATCGGGGTACCTGTTGGGGATGTGGCACTGCCACGTTCATGATCCTTGGTTCGGTATGTACGCGGGCCTGTCGTTTTTGTGCGGTCCCTCATGGCAAAAAAGGAGAGCCCCTTCGTTCTGATGAGCCAGAAGCTTTAGCTGAGGCAGTGGTCCAGCTCCAGCTTCGCTATGTGGTGCTTACGTCTGTAGATAGGGACGATCTCCCTGATAGGGGGGCTTCCCACTATGCTTCCTGTATTAGGGCAGTTAAAAAAAGAAATCCCTCAGTTGTGATAGAAGTTCTCATCCCTGATTATCAACAAGAAGAATTAGAGGATATTATCGCCGCAGGACCAGAGGTCGTTGCTCACAATATCGAGACGGTGCCCTCTTTGCAGGGCGTACGGGATAAACGGGCGAGTTATGAAAAGAGCTGTGCCACTCTAAAGATCGCAAAGGACATGGGTGCTTCCTGTACAAAAACAAGCATACTCCTTGGATTGGGAGAGGAACGAGAAGAAGTTCTCTATACGATGAAAGCCCTACGGGCCCTGGGGGTAGATATCCTTGTGCTTGGACAGTATCTCCAGCCAACGGGGCAGCAGATTCCGGTGATCCGTTATGTAGAACCGGGGGAATTTGAGGAATATCGAAGGTGGGCTTTAGAAATGGGCTTTTCTGCGGTGGTTGCAAGCCCCCTTGCTCGGACTAGTTATCAGGCCCTTGAAGTGTGGCGAACAACAAAGTTAGAGAAAGAGGCTGGTTTGTTTTCACAAAAAATAAGCCAGGTATGA
- a CDS encoding biotin/lipoate A/B protein ligase family protein — protein sequence MSYQFRLIIDTLHDAFYNMGMDLALLESVGQRKTLPTLRLYGWKPQAVSIGYFQGIEEEVDIPACESRGISVVRRLTGGGAVFHDQEVTYSIVIPLDHPLASYSIQESYAVLCQGIIKALEKLNIRATFVPINDIVCEGKKISGNAQTRKEGGLLQHGTLLLSVNVDLMFELLKVPQEKARGRHIQEVKERVTALDVLLGRPVSFREAQEVLTEGFAEALNLQFKQEEPQQNEIEEAYELARTFFSSSEWNFKRR from the coding sequence GTGTCCTATCAGTTTCGTCTTATTATAGATACCCTGCACGATGCATTTTACAACATGGGAATGGATCTCGCTCTTTTAGAATCGGTAGGGCAAAGAAAAACGCTTCCTACCCTCCGATTGTATGGCTGGAAACCCCAGGCGGTCTCTATCGGCTATTTTCAGGGAATCGAAGAAGAAGTGGATATCCCGGCCTGTGAATCTCGGGGAATTTCGGTGGTCCGACGGTTAACCGGCGGTGGGGCCGTCTTTCATGATCAAGAGGTTACCTACAGTATTGTGATTCCCCTTGATCATCCCTTAGCTTCTTATTCTATTCAAGAGTCATACGCTGTTTTGTGCCAGGGAATCATAAAAGCTTTAGAAAAATTGAATATACGAGCCACCTTCGTTCCTATCAATGATATCGTATGTGAAGGAAAAAAGATTTCAGGCAATGCTCAGACCCGAAAAGAAGGTGGCCTATTACAGCACGGGACATTACTTCTTTCTGTCAATGTGGACCTTATGTTCGAATTACTGAAGGTCCCTCAGGAGAAAGCCCGGGGACGGCATATCCAGGAAGTAAAAGAACGGGTTACCGCTTTGGATGTCCTTTTAGGAAGGCCTGTTTCTTTCAGAGAAGCCCAGGAAGTCTTAACAGAAGGATTTGCGGAGGCCCTTAATCTGCAATTTAAACAGGAAGAGCCACAACAAAATGAAATCGAAGAGGCTTACGAACTGGCAAGAACCTTTTTTTCTAGTTCGGAATGGAATTTTAAGCGCCGATAA